One window from the genome of Oryza glaberrima chromosome 3, OglaRS2, whole genome shotgun sequence encodes:
- the LOC127766113 gene encoding uncharacterized protein LOC127766113 has product MEVDDDVEEDDMDFNPFLREGSPSETSSSLTSEAECEETSFDDQRSSEVYPHGNFVNEHTGDCALPQSALLSEDTCKETNPESTSSQVPCENGDGCLNGLEQEALPSEVACSPSLKDSHNLLLEGSEEDAICRRTRARYSLANKSLEELETFLQESDDDGDLQNVDEEEEYRKFLAAVLSGGDDGTQACQGDENQDEDENDADFELEIEEALESDGDENAENYEDTNIMKEKDGRRRQTRKNRPCTELSGAANEHYGSTKSSLRPILPYISPELLASGQPYGWQYPSQSTFIPSSLMPVNGAALANGFSDQQLGRLHMLIYEHVQLLIQTFSLCVLDPSKQQLATDVKKMIVELVGCCDRALASRSTIHRQFCFEPQHLRSSFGFSSSETLQYQWMPLIKSPVMSILDVSPLHLALGYLKDVSDAVVKYRKSHVDGTADKNRFKKEPLFPTTVFNTCKDANKVSQGRSNSVSSSPDTSGKSQQKKTLAATLVENTKKESVALVPSDIARLAERFFPLFNSSLFPHKPPPTAMANRVLFTDAEDGLLALGLLEYNNDWGAIQKRFLPCKSKHQIFVRQKNRSSSKAPDNPIKDVRRMKTSPLTNEEQQRIQEGLKAFKNDWALVWRFVVPHRDPSLLPRQWRSATGVQKSYNKSEAEKEKRRSYEAKRRKLKASMPNSQAVHGQEADNNGSEGAENDDDDLYVNEAFLADTENRSINYQPYQLSLPRNAGNGMMMQSGSSLCEESGVAGDSAEQQKGNSTNFDVTASYFPFSSCTSDGLSSKRKVQGGSLDQPQASQFSKEKGSCVVKLAPDLPPVNLPPSVRVISQVAFHQNATQLNGTSDNAAKDLFPVPPPTFSESVYRQLNLFPDHSTNVRLHQSGISNGNTTEDGAEQDFQMHPLLFQYPREVLSSYNHPVQNLINHSRDLFPFEKVQTEKSNNQTTDCIETRTPVNANTIDFHPLLQRTEVDMHGEVPGDDCNRPYNQSECNMREAPADDQSTARKKSTGPCEKENNIDLDIHLCSSRDYMNGNDTGGTSSKLNDRAEVSRKDKASVSELEDGNVCSHHGIEEPNEESMQGIVMEQEELSDSEEDSQHVEFEREEMDDSDEDQVQGVDPLLAQNKEVSTSVGCGEYEGSNNQSQNQQRLVQVGGKQGAATQKPQRLSNARPAREKLKGDNAKRPGSRTTQRSSTSPTTEPSQTKTRRPKAQQVQIGAERKSSDSRRSRKKPAPS; this is encoded by the exons ATGGAAGTTGATGATGATGTGGAGGAGGATGACATGGATTTCAACCCTTTTCTCAGAGAAGGTTCTCCATCTGAGACCTCATCGAGCCTTACCTCAGAGGCAGAATGCGAGGAGACTAGTTTTGATGATCAAAGAAGTAGTGAGGTATATCCTCATGGTAATTTTGTCAATGAACACACGGGTGACTGTGCACTCCCACAAAGTGCATTGCTTTCTGAAGATACCTGCAAAGAAACTAATCCAGAAAGCACTTCATCCCAGGTTCCTTGTGAGAATGGGGATGGTTGCTTGAATGGATTGGAACAAGAGGCCTTACCAAGTGAAGTTGCTTGCTCTCCGTCATTAAAGGATTCTCATAACCTCTTGCTTGAAGGTAGTGAGGAAGATGCGATCTGCCGGCGGACTCGAGCAAGATACTCTCTAGCGAATAAATCACTAGAGGAGTTAGAGACCTTTCTCCAAGAATCAGATGATGATGGTGACCTGCAGAATGTTGATGAGGAAGAGGAATATCGTAAGTTTCTTGCAGCTGTCCTATCTGGTGGAGATGATGGCACACAGGCATGTCAGGGAGATGAAAACCAAGATGAAGATGAGAATGATGCTGATTTTGAGCTCGAAATTGAGGAGGCCCTAGAAAGCGATGGTGATGAAAATGCCGAGAACTATGAAGACACAAATATTATGAAAGAGAAAGACGGCCGTAGGCGTCAGACCAGGAAAAATAGACCGTGCACAGAGTTGTCAGGAGCAGCCAATGAACATTATGGATCGACCAAATCTTCTTTACGACCAATTCTGCCATATATCTCGCCTGAACTGCTTGCTTCTGGCCAACCTTATGGGTGGCAGTATCCTTCACAGAGTACCTTCATCCCTTCGTCATTGATGCCAGTAAATGGTGCTGCTTTAGCAAATGGATTTAGTGACCAGCAGCTTGGTCGACTGCATATGTTGATATACGAGCATGTTCAGCTCCTGATTCAAACCTTCTCTTTATGTGTTCTTGACCCATCTAAACAACAACTAGCTACTGATGTTAAAAAGATGATAGTTGAGTTGGTTGGCTGTTGTGATCGAGCACTGGCCAGTAGAAGCACTATTCACCGGCAATTCTGTTTTGAACCACAGCATCTACGCTCTTCATttggtttttcttcttctgagACCTTACAATACCAATGGATGCCATTAATTAAGAGTCCTGTCATGTCCATCCTGGATGTCTCACCACTTCATTTGGCTCTTGGTTATTTAAAGGATGTTTCAGACG CTGTTGTGAAGTATAGGAAAAGCCATGTAGATGGCACTGCTGACAAAAATCGCTTTAAGAAAGAGCCTCTTTTTCCTACAACAGTATTTAACACTTGTAAAGATGCCAACAAAGTTTCTCAAGGCAGATCAAATAGTGTGTCCTCATCACCAGATACATCTGGGAAGTCACAGCAGAAGAAAACATTAGCTGCTACCCTTGTTGAGAATACAAAAAAGGAGTCTGTTGCCCTTGTTCCATCTGATATTGCAAGATTAGCAGAGAGATTCTTCCCACTTTTCAATTCTTCACTATTTCCTCATAAGCCACCTCCTACAGCTATGGCCAATAGAGTGCTCTTCACTGATGCGGAGGATGG ATTATTAGCTCTTGGACTTTTGGAATACAATAACGACTGGGGAGCAATACAAAAACGATTTCTTCCATGTAAATCGAAGCATCAG ATATTTGTGAGACAAAAGAACCGCAGCTCCTCCAAAGCTCCTGACAATCCAATTAAG GACGTTCGCCGTATGAAGACCTCTCCATTGACAAATGAAGAACAACAGCGTATCCAGGAG GGACTCAAGGCATTCAAAAATGATTGGGCATTGGTTTGGAGGTTCGTTGTGCCACATAGAGATCCTTCACTGCTCCCACGCCAATGGAGGTCTGCCACTGGCGTCCAGAAATCCTACAATAAAAGTGAAgccgaaaaagaaaaaaggcgATCATATGAGGCTAAGAGGAGAAAACTTAAAGCTTCAATGCCTAATTCACAAGCGGTTCATGGGCAGgag GCTGACAACAATGGCTCCGAGGGTGCTgaaaatgatgatgatgatttgtaTGTCAATGAAGCATTTTTGGCAGACACAGAGAATAGGAGCATAAACTATCAGCCTTATCAGCTGTCATTACCAAGAAATGCTGGAAATGGCATGATGATGCAGTCAGGCAGCAGCCTCTGTGAAGAATCTGGTGTTGCAGGTGACTCTGCTGAACAGCAGAAAGGAAACAGCACTAATTTTGATGTGACAGCTTCATATTTCCCTTTTAGTTCTTGCACTTCTGATGGCCTTTCATCTAAGCGAAAGGTACAAGGTGGCTCTTTGGACCAACCGCAGGCTTCGCAATTTTCAAAAGAGAAAGGTAGCTGTGTGGTCAAGTTAGCCCCAGATTTGCCTCCTGTAAACCTTCCTCCTTCTGTCCGTGTGATATCTCAGGTGGCATTCCATCAGAATGCAACACAACTCAATGGCACCTCAGATAATGCGGCAAAGGATCTGTTTCCTGTACCACCTCCAACCTTTTCAGAAAGTGTTTATAGACAACTAAATCTGTTCCCTGATCATAGTACTAATGTTAGATTACATCAGAGTGGGATTTCTAATGGAAATACGACAGAAGATGGTGCTGAGCAAGATTTTCAGATGCATCCTTTGCTTTTTCAGTACCCAAGAGAGGTGCTTTCATCATATAATCATCCGGTTCAAAACCTTATCAATCATTCAAGGGATCTTTTCCCCTTTGAGAAAGTCCAAACCGAGAAAAGTAACAATCAGACTACAGATTGCATTGAGACGAGAACTCCTGTAAATGCTAATACTATTGATTTCCATCCTCTCCTGCAAAGAACTGAAGTTGATATGCATGGTGAAGTACCAGGAGATGACTGCAATCGCCCTTATAATCAATCTGAGTGTAACATGAGGGAAGCCCCAGCAGATGATCAGTCAACAGCTAGGAAAAAATCCACAGGCCCTTGTGAGAAGGAAAATAATATTGACTTGGATATTCATTTATGTTCTTCAAGGGACTACATGAATGGAAATGATACCGGAGGTACCAGTAGCAAATTGAATGATAGGGCAGAGGTGTCTAGGAAGGACAAAGCTAGTGTTTCAGAGCTGGAGGATGGAAATGTTTGTTCCCATCATGGCATTGAAGAGCCTAATGAAGAATCAATGCAAGGCATTGTAATGGAACAAGAAGAATTAAGTGATTCAGAGGAAGATAGCCAGCATGTCGAATTTGAACGTGAGGAAATGGATGATTCTGATGAGGACCAAGTTCAAGGTGTCGACCCCTTGCTGGCTCAAAATAAG GAGGTTTCAACATCAGTTGGTTGTGGGGAGTATGAAGGCAGTAATAATCAGAGCCAGAACCAACAAAGGTTAGTACAGGTGGGTGGTAAACAGGGTGCAGCAACGCAGAAACCACAGAGGCTTTCTAATGCCAGACCAGCAAGAGAAAAGCTGAAGGGGGATAATGCGAAACGTCCAGGATCTAGAACAACCCAACGATCATCCACGTCCCCTACAACTGAACCTAGCCAAACGAAAACTAGAAGGCCTAAAGCTCAGCAGGTACAGATTGGTGCTGAGCGCAAGTCCAGTGATTCAAGAAGAAGCAGAAAAAAACCTGCTCCAAGTTAA
- the LOC127766365 gene encoding chalcone synthase-like, with amino-acid sequence MYFRVMDNAHFDNLVCQALFRDGALAVVIGADPRGAIPDHQTSRPGSSRWSGAGVDFTDDDDRNALFYAIHPGGRAILDKVEGVRGLRLEKTRASRKVLADYGNMGSACA; translated from the exons ATGTACTTCCGCGTCATGGACAACGCACACTTCGACAACCTCGTCTGCCAGGCGTTGTTCCGGGACGGCGCATTGGCCGTCGTCATCGGCGCTGACCCT CGAGGTGCCATCCCTGATCACCAAACATCAAGGCCGGGCTCCTCAAGATggtccggcgccggcgtcgacttcaccgacgaTGATGACCGGAACGCGCTGTTTTATGCGATCCACCCGGGCGGGCGCGCCATCCTCGACAAAGTGGAGGGTGTGCGGGGCCTGAGgctggagaagacgagggcatCGCGCAAGGTGCTCGCGGATTACGGCAACATGGGCAGCGCGTGCGCCTAG
- the LOC127765844 gene encoding endo-1,4-beta-xylanase 1-like: MAIGGDAGRVVGDGGAGAGDDNIILNPEFDSGLDNWSGSGCKIELHDSLDDGKVLPVSGKYFVAATGRTDTWNGVQQDVTSRLQRKLLYEVAATVRLSGAAATPSPCEVRATVAVQNTDGRQQYISVAKSPAVSDKEWMQLQGKFLLNGTVAKAAIYIEGPPAGVDLLLDSLVVKHAQKATPAPAPDFKNLEYGANILQNSDLDDGVNGWFGLGSCALSVHGGAPRVLPPMARQSLSPLDGDDGDGGEPLNGKHIHVTNRAQTWMGPAQVITDRVTPYATYQVSAWVRVGGQQAAGKPQNINVAVAVDSQWLNGGQVMALDERWYEIGGSFRVESSSTPPSRVMLYIQGPDPGVDLMVAGLRVFPVDRKARAKHLRKLTDKVRKRDVVVKVTAAAGGAAAADGVEVRVRQVSNSFPLGACIMRTNMDNEDYVDFFTKHFNWAVFGNELKWYWTEPEKGQLNYADADDLLKLCADHGMCVRGHCIFWEVDSAVQQWVKALPADELSAAVASRINGLLTRYKGKFRHYDVNNEMLHGSFYQDKLGAGARAAMFRAASELDPDALLFVNDYNVEGACVDVRATPEAYIAQVTGLQEQGAAVGGVGLQGHVTAPVGAVVRAALDRLAVLGLPLWFTELDVSSANEHVRADDLEAMLREAYAHPAVDGVVLWGFWELSMSRDDAHLVDAEGEVNEAGRRLLQLKREWLTRAHGRADGNGEFRFRGHHGAYHVDVVTPAGAKISQEFTVDKDDAPLVLNITV, encoded by the exons ATGGCgatcggcggcgacgcggggcgggtggtcggcgatggcggcgccggcgccggcgacgacaacaTCATCCTGAACCCGGAGTTCGACAGCGGGCTGGACAACTGGTCCGGGAGCGGGTGCAAGATCGAGCTGCACGACTCGCTCGACGACGGCAAGGTGCTCCCCGTCAGCGGCAAGTACTtcgtggcggcgacggggaggacgGACACGTGGAACGGCGTGCAGCAGGACGTCACGTCGCGGCTGCAGCGGAAGCTGCTGTACGAGGTCGCCGCCACGGTGCgcctctccggcgccgccgcgacgccgtcgccgtgcgAGGTCCGggccaccgtcgccgtgcagAACACCGACGGCCGGCAGCAATACATCAGCGTCGCCAA gTCGCCGGCGGTGTCGGACAAGGAGTGGATGCAGCTGCAGGGGAAGTTCCTGCTGAACGGCACGGTGGCCAAGGCGGCGATCTACATCGAGGGCCCACCTGCCGGCGTCGACCTGCTGCTCGACAGCCTTGTGGTCAAGCACGCCCAGAaggccacgccggcgccggcgccggacttCAAG AACCTGGAATATGGCGCGAACATCCTGCAGAACAGCGACCTGGACGACGGCGTGAACGGGTGGTTCGGGCTCGGCTCGTGCGCGCTCTCcgtccacggcggcgcgccgcgcgtgcTCCCGCCCATGGCGCGGCAGTCGCTGTCGccgctcgacggcgacgacggcgacggcggcgagccgctCAACGGGAAGCACATCCACGTCACGAACCGGGCGCAGACGTGGATGGGCCCCGCGCAGGTCATCACCGACAGGGTGACGCCGTACGCGACGTACCAGGTGTCGGCGTGGGTGCGCGTCGGCGGGCAGCAGGCGGCCGGCAAGCCGCAGAACAtcaacgtcgccgtcgccgtcgacagcCAGTGGCTCAACGGCGGGCAGGTCATGGCGCTGGACGAGCGGTGGTACGAGATCGGCGGGTCGTTCCGCGTCGAGTCGtcgtccacgccgccgtcgcgcgtgaTGCTCTACATCCAGGGCCCCGACCCCGGCGTCGACCTCATGGTCGCCGGCCTCCGCGTGTTCCCCGTCGACCGCAAGGCCCGCGCCAAGCACCTCCGCAAGCTCACCGACAAGGTGCGCAAGCGCGACGTGGTGGTgaaggtgacggcggcggcgggcggcgccgccgccgccgacggcgtggAGGTGCGGGTGCGGCAGGTGTCGAACAGCTTCCCGCTGGGCGCGTGCATCATGCGGACCAACATGGACAACGAGGACTACGTGGACTTCTTCACCAAGCACTTCAACTGGGCGGTGTTCGGGAACGAGCTCAAGTGGTACTGGACGGAGCCGGAGAAGGGGCAGCTCAActacgccgacgccgacgacctcctcaaGCTCTGCGCCGACCACGGCATGTGCGTGCGCGGCCACTGCATCTTCTGGGAGGTGGACAGCGCGGTGCAGCAGTGGGTGAAGGCGCTGCCCGCCGACGAgctctccgccgccgtggccagCCGCATCAACGGCCTCCTCACCCGGTACAAGGGCAAGTTCCGGCACTACGACGTCAACAACGAGATGCTGCACGGGTCCTTCTACCAGGACAagctcggcgccggcgcgcgcgccgccatgtTCCGGGCGGCGAGCGAGCTGGACCCGGACGCGCTGCTGTTCGTCAACGACTACAACGTCGAGGGCGCGTGCGTCGACGTCCGCGCGACGCCCGAGGCGTACATCGCGCAGGTGACCGGGCTGCAGGAGcagggcgcggcggtgggcggcgtcgGGCTGCAGGGCCACGTGACCGCgcccgtcggcgccgtcgtgcgCGCGGCGCTCGACCGGCTCGCCGTGCTGGGCCTGCCGCTGTGGTTCACGGAGCTGGACGTGTCCTCGGCGAACGAGCACGTCCGCGCCGACGACCTGGAGGCGATGCTCCGGGAGGCGTACGCGCACCCGGCGGTGGACGGCGTCGTGCTCTGGGGGTTCTGGGAGCTCTCCATGAGCCGCGACGACGCCCATCTCGTCGACGCCGAGGGGGAGGTGAAcgaggccggccgccgcctgctgcaGCTCAAGCGGGAGTGGCTCACCCGCGCGCACGGCCGCGCCGACGGCAACGGCGAGTTCAGGTTCCGGGGGCACCACGGCGCGTACCACGTCGACGTCGTCACGCCCGCCGGCGCCAAGATCTCCCAGGAGTTCACCGTCGACAAGGATGACGCGCCGCTCGTGCTCAACATCACCGTGTGA
- the LOC127767757 gene encoding homeobox protein knotted-1-like 4, producing MEQQLPLLAPDSKAATSSPLCLTLDNPTSTSTSPAVPSSAPPPAAALEPSRQSFHERETDAIKAKIMSHPLYPALLGAFIDCQKVGAPLEVVGRLSALAGELDSRAEDRHLQGQSSDPELDEFMETYIDMLVSYRQELTRPIQEADQFFRNMEAQIDSFTLDDNGSEGGNSSEDEQEAGGGDMASAGLPEITSPCAEDKELKSHLLNKYSGYLSSLWRELSKKKKKGKLPRDARQKLLHWWQLHYRWPYPSELEKAALAESTGLDAKQINNWFINQRKRHWKPTPLAMEYRSLQPAGAASYGGASAGASTSGGGSAVVRGMEGQHFTGGGAYPRGGP from the exons ATGGAGCAGcagcttcctcttcttgcacCTGACTCTAAGGCTGCCACGTCGTCCCCCTTGTGCCTCACCTTGGACAACCCAACCTCCAcatccacctcgccggcggtgccgtcgtcggcgccgccgccggcagccgccttGGAACCTTCTAGACAATCTTTCCATGAGAGGGAAACGGATGCAATCAAAGCCAAGATCATGTCGCACCCCCTCTACCCGGCTCTCCTCGGAGCCTTCATAGATTGCCAGAAG GTCGGAGCTCCGCTGGAGGTCGTCGGCCGGCTTTccgccctcgccggcgagctcgactCGCGTGCAGAAGACAGGCACCTTCAAGGGCAGTCGTCAGACCCGGAGCTCGACGAGTTTATG GAAACCTACATTGATATGCTGGTGAGCTACAGGCAGGAGCTGACAAGACCAATTCAAGAGGCCGACCAGTTCTTCAGAAACATGGAGGCACAGATCGACTCGTTTACACTAG ATGACAACGGCTCAGAAGGTGGCAATTCCTCCGAAGACGAGcaagaggccggcggcggcgacatggcgTCGGCCGGCTTGCCGGAGATCACCAGCCCCTGCGCGGAGGACAAGGAGCTGAAGAGCCACCTCCTGAACAAGTACAGTGGCTACCTGAGCAGCCTATGGAGGGAGctctccaagaagaagaagaaaggcaagctgCCCCGGGACGCTCGCCAGAAGCTCCTCCACTGGTGGCAGCTTCACTACCGATGGCCCTACCCATCG GAGCTGGAGAAGGCGGCGCTGGCGGAGTCGACGGGGCTGGACGCGAAGCAGATCAACAACTGGTTCATCAACCAGCGGAAGCGCCACTGGAAGCCGACGCCGCTGGCCATGGAGTACAGGTCGTTGCAGCCCGCAGGCGCCGCCAGCTACGGCGGCGCTAGCGCCGGCGCTtccacgagcggcggcggctccgccgtcgtccgcggcaTGGAAGGGCAGCACTTCACCGGAGGGGGCGCCTACCCCCGCGGTGGCccgtga